The following is a genomic window from Penaeus vannamei isolate JL-2024 chromosome 27, ASM4276789v1, whole genome shotgun sequence.
tatatatatatatatatatgtatgtatgtatgcatatatatatatatatatagatatatatacatatatatatatatatatatatatatatatgtatacatatatatatatatatatatatatatatatatatatatctatatatatatatatatatatatatctgtgtgagcgtttgtgtgtttatttgccaattcatttatctatctatatatataacacttatatacatttatatatacatatgcgcgcgcgcgcacgtgtctatgtgtgtatgtgcccacacacacacacacacacacacacacacacacacacacacatatatatatatatatatatatatatatatatatatatatatatatatatatgtgtgtgtgtgtgtgtgtgtgtgtgtgtgtgtgtgtgtgtgtgtgtgtgtgtgtgtgcgtgtgtgtgtgtgtgtgtgtgtgtgtgtgtgtgtgtgtgtgtgtgtgtgtgtgtgtgtgtgcgtgtgtgtgtctgtgtgtgtgtgcttgtgtgtgtatatatatatatatatatatatatatatatatatatatatatatatatatataaatatataatatatatacatatattatatatatatttatatatatatattatatatatacatatatatatatatatatatatatatataacatatatacatatatatatatatgtatatacatatgtgtatatatacacacacatatatatgtgtgcgtgtgtgtatgtgtttgtgtgtgtatgtttgtttgtttgtgtgtgtgtgtgtgtgtgtgtgtgtgtgtgtgtgtgtgtgtgtgtgtgcgcgtgtgtgtgtgtgtgtgtgtgtgtgtgtgtgtgtgtgtgtgtgtgtgtgtgtgtgtgtgtgtgtgtgtgtgtgtgtgtgtgtgtgtgtgtgtgtgtgtgtgtgtgtgtgtgtaggtgtgtgtgtgtgtgcttgagtctgcgtgtacatatatatatatatatatatatatatatatatatatatatatatatatatatatatatatatatatatatgtatatatatatatatataatatatgtatatatatatatatatatatatatatatatatatatatatatatatatatatatatatatatatatgaataaaacaaccactccgatcgggactcgaaccctcgcgtTGCAGGCAGGCAACTGCAAGACGGACGCTCTACCTCTGAGCTATACGATCTATTAAAAGGAGTGTGAAGCtaggaactgtgtgtgtgtgagcttccATAGACAATACCTGTCTACTCATATGTGAGTCAGGAttgcgaagttttacacacactccccgtgcgtgtgtgtgtatgtgtgtttgtatatatatatatatatatatatatatatatatatatatatatatatatatatatatatatatatatgcaagcatgtacgtatatatatcttcatcgtCAGAGGATACATTACATCGAAAAGGTATGGGCGTGAGTCTGAATTCACGCGTATTGAGCAACACATTCGGGACGAGTGGGTATATATAGGAAGAACATTCAAGCAAGAGCACAATCATTCCACAAGCACTCAAGCATCATGCAGCTGGTGAGTCTTAATCCAGTGTTTCCAAGTGTTACAAGGAATGTTCAGTCGCTCTTGCTAAGCAGTAATAATGGCGCCCATGTCTGTCTAATCTATAGTGCCGGATTTAAATACGATGCCATCTAACCCGGAGCCATGAATCTCCTAGCTGGAAAAAACGTAGTGACGATTCGTCTTCAGGAAAATGGCTGGaatcctttttcactttcttgcAAAGATCCTTCTTAGCTTCCTGTCTGtcatttctcatcattatcatcagtatcgttgCCAGATACTTCCGTAATTGTCTGTTTATCATTACTCCCCGTTGCCATTACTAAATCATCTGtctatcattaccatttgcaTTCTTGTTTTCACAAACAGATCATTTTCTGTCCTTTCATAAtttcactgttatcatgattCGATCCACCCagactattactaccatcatcattattacccttaccaGATCCTCCTCGTCTGTCTGGCCGGCCTGGTGGCTGCCTCCCCGATGCCTCAGAACCGCCACCCCGAGTACGACGCCCAGATCCTGGTGGACGAGCGCGAGGACCGCGGCGACGGCAACTTCAGGTACCGCTTCGAGACCAGCAATGGCATCAAGACCGAGAAGGTTGGCACTCCAGGCTCCAAGGGCCAGAGCAACATGCAAGGAGCCTTCAGGTATTACAGTGAGCTTTGTATAAACGTCAATATTTACTGAATTCGCATCTTATATGATCCATGTATCTATGACAATAATTTTTAAAGAAGTCAACGTGAATAGTTTCACAGCACGTGTCAGTAAACTGTGCATGCTGTTGTGAATAAGAAATTGCTGATAGTATTCACACAAACTTACCTTCCAAGTTCCCTATCGCAAAATGCTTCATcccgctttttctttctccacaGCTTCCCCTTCCCCGAAGGAGGAGTCGCTGAGTTCACTTACGTCGCCGACGAGTTCGGTTACCAGCCTTCCTCCGACCTCCtgcccgtcccccctcccctccccgagcACGTCTACAGACTCCTCGAGATCGCCGAGCAGCAAAGGGCTCAGGGAATCACCTTCGAGAAGAAATGATTCTCGACGCTTACCTTACCTGCATCGTCAtcgcaaaaacagaaaaaatcacTTGTGTATTACGTAAATAGAAAATGTGCatagtgtatgtgtggatattcgTAGACTGTACAGGCAGCATGTTTAATAAATGAGTTGCATGtatacattttccttcttttttttcaatttactgTTTCCTAGGACGATCAGTGCTAATTTATAACGACAAAAAGTAGTTCAAGTCTAtagtttctctctatctgtctatcagtttgcCTTTTTATATACACCGTCATTATATTACGGATAGTTCATCTTCCTGAACAGCCGTGGCCCTTGTCACTTGTACTTTCACCGTGTGAGAAAGGTGGtcgggaaagacaaagaaactccTTTGTCCGCAGCTCCACCTAACACGGAAGTATACCTCTACCCTTCGTCCAAGTGCATTTTACTTCATACGTAAAATTCTGTAAAGCCAAAATTATCAGTTGCATCGATTTTTGAATGAAACTCATTAACATAATGCCAGCAACTTCGTCCTGACTACATGGTATCTAGTTGGATAGTCCGGAACTTATGTCTTCTAAACCCTTACCAGAGGtaaatttatgtatctatctacctatctacctatttatctcacattctctctccctatctttctttctttctagatctctctcatatttcaaaacaaagttctAACGTAACCGGCTCGATTTCACTTACGATTCGAGTCCGCATTACGTTTCGAATTCGGAAGGGCTCCTACTCGGGTGCTCTTCCCCCGTTGCCTCCCTTTAGTATACAACGGCCTCCAGCTgtcaagtaataaaaaaaaaaaactcgacctaGGGGGTTCGTGACGTAAAATAGATTCATCAACCCAATGACTTTGGACACAATCACTTCACATATGAAATGGCATGGTATAAAGCAACCCTCTTGGCTTCGTTTCCCTTTCGCTGACGGCATCTGAAACGACAAAAGGAACAGTCCTTCCGCCATGGAAACTTCCAGACATCTTATCTCCCTGTTTCCTTATTTTGATtcctgtatgtctatatgtacatctttataaatagatatgattatcAATTcacctttctgtttgtttttttcttctttttaggaaTGAACAAGGCATACGTAatagatggataattagataAGTTATACACCAATACTTAACACAAAAAAACGGATTGacctatatatttttatctgttcAGGTATTTTTctatatgctatatgtatttgcttatttatctatctatacatgcatatacagtatatacagtacgtatgtaaacatatttattgtatacaatatatatatatatatatatatatatatatatatatatatatatatatatatatatatatgtatgtatgtatgtatgtatgtatgtatgtgtgtgtatatgtatatagatagatagatacatacatacatacatacatacatacatatatatatatatatatatatatatatatatatatatatatatatatatatatatgcacacacacacacacacacacacacacacacacacacacacgaatatatataaatatctctgtctctctttctctctctctctctcactctctctctctctctctctctctctctctctctctctctctatatatatatatatatatatatatatatatatatatatatatatatatatgtatatatatacatatatatatatatatatatatatatatatatatatatatatatatgtatgtatgtatgtattatttcatcttattttatttttatttttttcctttcattaattttgCGCATATATCCATCTAGAGTTAGAAAACACCGCCAATGCTTAAATACTTAACATATGTTTATACTTaccgacatacacatatacataattatgttgtgtatgtgtgttaacatatatatgtgtgtgtgtgtgtgtgtgtctgtgtctgtgtgtgtgtgtgtgtgtgtgtgtgtgtgtgtgtgtgtgtgtgtgtgtgtgtgtgtgtgtgtgtgtgtgtgtgtgtgtgcatatagataaatagatagatggatgtgtgtgtgtataaatgcatacatatatgtgaatatatacatatatacacacatacatacatttgtggttgtgtttatatatatatatatatatatatatatatatatatatatatatatatatatatatgtgtgtgtgtgtgtgtgtgtgtgtgtgtgtgtgtgtgtgtgtgtgtgtgtgtatagatagattcatacatacatacatacatacatatatacatacatacatacatacacacaaacagatatatgaatacacacacacacacacaacacaacacaacacaacgcaacaccacacacacacacacacacacacacacacacacacacacacacacacacacacatatatatatatatatatatatatatatatatatatatatatatatatatatatatacattgtgtgtgtgtgtgtgtgtctttgagttcCATTATGTAAGCCTTAGGGTGGGTATACGTGCCCAAGTCCGTGCCTGTTGAGCAATACTTTCAGAGAGGGTAGGTATATATAGGATGAGCATTCACCGATGGGCACCACTGCTCCACTCAAGCACTCCAGCAGCATGCATCTGGTGAGTGTCACAAGGGATTAAGGCGAGTTCATTCCCCTCGCCAGGGAATCTTTCAGGAAATGTTGGTCTTCGTGATCCTGCATTGATGAAGCTGTTTTAGGCTGAAATACAAATATGGTTAACCTGACACCATAAATGTTCTTTGCTTTCGTAAAGTGATGACTGTTCATGTCATGATAAGTGGTGACAATTTTTCTCTTTCGCATCCTTgtaactttcctcctcttctttctatctagcgtttcaccgtcatcattacaataattattgttgctagATCCCCTTTCCCCGTTTATCATGACCATCGTCATTTATTACTGTAAAAATTGCCAGATCCTCCTCGCCTGTCTTGCCGGCCTGGTGGCTGCCTCCCCGATGCCCCAACCCCAGAACCGCCACCCCGAGTACACCGCCGAGACTCTGCTGGACGAGCGCGAAGACCAGGGCGACGGCAACTTCAGGTACCGCTTCGAGACCAGCAATGGCATCAAGACCGAGAAGGTTGGCACTCCAGGCTCCAAGGGCCAGAGCAACATGCAAGGAGCCTTCaggtaaaaagggaggaaaatgttTCAGTACGTTTTACATTTTGCTCTGGATAAACGTCAGGATTTACAAAATACTCGTCCGACAAAATCCATAGTCAGGGTGAATATTTTCATCCACCGGAGCATGTATCAATGAACTGTTTGCATAAGGGATTACCAATAGTGACCAACTCCATTATTTCTGTTTACACAATATTACCTTCCAAGTTCCCTAACACACCAAGGACTAACCCGTCTCCCGCTCGTTCCCCACAGCTTCCCCTTCCCCGAAGGAGGAGTCGCTGAGTTCACTTACGTCGCCGACGAGTTCGGTTACCAGCCTTCCTCCGACCTCctgccccagccccctcccctccccgagcACGTCTACAGACTCCTCGAGATCGCCGAGCAGCAGAGGGCTCAGGGAATCACCTTCGAGAAGTAATACTTTACTTGCCACTTGCCTGCACTAACATCGCTAACCAGGATATATTACTATACATAGTGTACATAATATTTGTGTCCGGATATATGAGGACTGAGTATGCAGTCTGGCTAGTAAATAATATGCAAgaacccgttttcttttatttgaaccCAACATTATGTACACGTTCCTTGTTTATATCTTGCATGCATAATGCATCTTATTATAAATAAATTTGTTTGCATATATCATTTATGtctatagataaacacacacacacacacacacacacacacacacacacacacacacacacacacacacacacatatatatatatatatatatatatatatatatatatatatatatatacatacatatatatatatatatatatatatatatatatatatatatatatatatatatatatatatatatatatatatattctcctatatgtgcacacaaactTATACATGAGGATgcacgaaccgtattcatgttgacaaatataggaaggtatgaattaaaatgaatatcttcacaatacatgagatgtatttgaccggtttcgaatatatcttcgtcataaaTAGGTatgtctgacgaagatatattcgaaatcggtcaaatacatctcttgtattgtgaagacattcattctcatttaatTTATACCTTTCTACGTGAGAATGCAAACTCAAACGCACTTGCACTTGTActtacattttatacatacattaattattgtcatttattatttttcaatatcTCTTTAAACTAACATAAAAATATCTGAAATTATAACActgtaaaaaatacaaataacgaGATAGCAAACTAAAACAGTCATAATGTACAAAACATGAATAATTTATTCTTGTATAATTCTGTCCCACACAGTTTATAAAGCTAGATagacaaccaaataaataaagaacggtAATGGTATTTAACATGGAGGGTAACAAATCTTGaaatgttaatctctctctctctctctctctctctctctctctctctctctctctctctctctctctctctctctctctctctctctctctctctctctctctctctctctctttctgacaaaCCAAACGGGACACCTAGACAAGGATTCAAAATCGGGATTGTCCCGGCTTATCTTGGATTACTGCTCGCTTGCCTGAAGTCCTGAAGACCGTCGGTTCAGCAGATTCTTGCTTGTCAGACATGATCCTTCTGCTTGCAACCATGAAAGTTACGTTCAGCAATGTTACCAATACATTTGCCAGTAGCCAGGGAGTTAGAGCAATGAGAAATTAATGCTTAAGAACAATACATTTGAAACCCTTGAAAAGAATGGTGCCTACGTAACAGCAACCTTTCTCGCCCCGAGGTACTAAAGCAAGTTTTTAACCATATATTTTACAGAGGATTAAAATAATTTTAGTGTCATAAAATATCAATTATGTGTGGCTTTAACAGTTGAAGGCTAAAAGCAAACACATCCACATACGTATCAACAAATTAAAAGAACATGGCACTTTCGGCTATCAGCTGATCATTCACAACAAAGAAAGAGCAGATGCCAAGTATCACATGTGGAGTGTTGCCACTTTGAAAATTTGCTCAGTGGAACGTGATGAAGACTCTCAAGTGTAGCGAAATTTGTGGCCACAGATAGAGAGTTGTGC
Proteins encoded in this region:
- the LOC113811009 gene encoding cuticle protein AMP1B; amino-acid sequence: MGTTAPLKHSSSMHLILLACLAGLVAASPMPQPQNRHPEYTAETLLDEREDQGDGNFRYRFETSNGIKTEKVGTPGSKGQSNMQGAFSFPFPEGGVAEFTYVADEFGYQPSSDLLPQPPPLPEHVYRLLEIAEQQRAQGITFEK
- the LOC113811012 gene encoding cuticle protein AMP1B-like, whose translation is MQLILLVCLAGLVAASPMPQNRHPEYDAQILVDEREDRGDGNFRYRFETSNGIKTEKVGTPGSKGQSNMQGAFSFPFPEGGVAEFTYVADEFGYQPSSDLLPVPPPLPEHVYRLLEIAEQQRAQGITFEKK